The Pseudarthrobacter sp. BIM B-2242 region CTGCGAGCGGCCGGGCGTCACTGCCGGGCTGGCGCATCAGCTCCTGCTCAAGGGCAGGGATGCGGTTCAGGGCGGTTCCCGTCAGGTCTGCCACCGTGCGGTTGAGGCCAAAGTAGGCGTTCACCTGAACGCTGCACAGCAAGACGACACCCAGAAGCGCCCCGGTGTCCAGGGCGCGGCGCGGCCATGAACCCGTTGGGATCCGGAGCAGCATCAGCATGAGTGCGGCCACTGCGGCGAAGACCCACGCCAGGACAGTGAACGGGAGGTCATCGGGGAAGACCGGAGTGATATAGATCAGGATCCAGTGCACCAGAAGAACCAGGCCGGCAGCGGCAACGAGTGCGGCGGCCGCGCTGAGGAGCCAGCGGCGGAGGCCAAGCGGACGCGGGCGCCAGATCAGGTACGCCGTAGCGGCCGCGCCGAGAACCCAGGCGGTCCAGTACAGCGGGCCGTCCGTCAACCGGATATCTGCAATCCAGTCCACGAGGCTAGCGCCAGGTGCCCACGCCGATGACCGGCCCGGCTTCCAGCCAGGAGGACAACCCTGTGTAGGCATCGAACTTCATGGCCAGCCGAAGATCACGTCCTTCGTACCGCAGCTCCACGATCACAACGTCGGGCTGGACCTTGACTGCCTCGGCTTCAGTGGGCTTGCGCCGGCCAAGGAGCTCCAGCGAGCTGCGCTTGAACTTATGCTTGGGACGCAGGCTCAGGGACGCCAGGCGGAACCATTCGAGGTCGTTGTCCTGATAACGACAAACCCCCATCTGCCAGCTGTTTCCAGCCATGCAAATGGAGGCGTCCACCGTGCCGAGGGCGCGCCGCAGATTGAAGCGGCGCACCCCCACAAGGCACAGTGCAAAGATGAGCAATCCAAAACTGATTGCCAGGGCGATGAACGGGAGTGTCTGGACGTCCATCAGGGTGATGCTAGCGGATCCCAGCAGTAGCCGCGTCGCCCAGTTGGGCGTTGTCAGCAACAATCACCACGCGGTTGTTGTCGACGGAGAAGAACCCGCCGTCAACAACCACGGCAATACGGTCACCGGAAACCGGCTGGATAGCCAGTTCACCTTCGGCCAGGATCGCCAGCAGGGGCGCGTGGCCGGGCAGGATTCCGATTTCACCATCGCTGGTGCGGGCCTTGACCATCTTGGCCGCTCCGGACCAGATAAACCGGTCCGCTGCGACAATCTCAACCTCAAGCTCAGCCATATTACTTGGTCTGTTCCTGGATCTTGGCCCACTGGCGCTCAACGTCATCCAGGCCGCCGACGTTGAAGAACGCCTGCTCTGCAATGTGGTCGAGGTCGCCGTCGCAGATAGCGGTGAAGCCTTCAACGGTGTCCTTGATGGAAACCGTGGAGCCTTCCACGCCGGTGAACTGCTTGGCGGTGTAGGTGTTCTGGGAGAGGAACTGCTGGATGCGGCGTGCACGCGACACGACGATCTTGTCCTCTTCAGAGAGCTCGTCAACGCCGAGGATGGCGATGATGTCCTGGAGTTCCTTGTTCTTCTGCAGGATCTGCTTCACACGGACAGCCGTGTTGTAGTGGTCCTGACCGATGTACTGCGGGTCCAGGATGCGCGAGGTCGACGTCAGCGGGTCAACGGCCGGGTACAGACCACGGGATGCGATTTCACGGGAAAGTTCCGTGGTCGCGTCGAGGTGTGCGAAGGTCGTGGCCGGAGCCGGGTCGGTGTAGTCATCTGCGGGAACGTAGATGGCCTGCATCGAGGTGATGGAGTGGCCCTTGGTGGACGTGATGCGCTCCTGGAGGAGGCCCATTTCGTCAGCCAGGTTGGGCTGGTAGCCCACAGCCGAAGGCATGCGGCCGAGGAGGGTGGAAACCTCGGAGCCTGCCTGGGTGAAGCGGAAGATGTTGTCGATGAACAACAGCACGTCCTGGTTCTGCACATCGCGGAAGTACTCCGCCATGGTCAGTGCGGACAGTGCAACGCGCAGGCGCGTTCCCGGCGGCTCATCCATCTGGCCGAACACAAGGGCAGTGTCCTTCAGGACGCCTGCCTCTTCCATTTCAACCCAGAGGTCGTTACCTTCACGGGTACGCTCGCCAACACCGGCGAATACCGAAGTACCACCGAAGTTACGTGCCACACGGGTGATCATTTCCTGGATCAGAACCGTCTTACCCACGCCGGCGCCGCCGAACAGGCCGATCTTTCCACCCTTGATGTACGGGGTGAGAAGGTCGATAACCTTGATGCCGGTTTCCAGCATCTCGGTGGAACCTTCGAGGGTTGCGAAGGCGGGAGCCTTGCGGTGGATCGGCCAGTAGTCCGAAGCCTGGATTTCCGACTCGTCAACGTCCAGCGGCTTGCCGAGGACGTTGAAGATGTGGCCCTTGACGCCGTCGCCCACAGGCACGGTGATCGGGGAGCCGCTGTCCACTACGTTGGTGCCGCGGACGAGTCCGTCGGTGGCCTGCAGGGAGATGGCGCGGATGAGGTTATCGCCCAGGTGGAGGGCAACCTCGAACGTGATGGTCCTGGTCTCACCGTTGAGGGTAATCTCCGTGGTGAGGGCGTTGTAAATCGAGGGGATTGCGTCAGCCGGGAATTCGACGTCGACAACCGGGCCAATAACACGTGCAATACGGCCGGTGGCACCGGACGTTGCGGCTACGTGTTCGGTAGCAGTGGCAGTCATCTCTCTCACTTCACTCAGTAGATGGCGTGGGGGTTAAGTTTGTTCTTTGGTGCAGGTACTGCTGGACCGGATCGTGCAGGCTAGGACGCGTTCAACGCGTCGGCACCGGCAACAATTTCGGAAAGCTCCTGCGTAATTTCAGCCTGGCGGGCAGTGTTGCGCAGACGCGTGTACTTCTTGATGAGGTCCGTGGCGTTGTCGCCGGCGGACTTCATCGCCCGCTGACGGGCTGCGAGCTCGGAAGCTGCTGCCTGCAACATGGCGGCGAAAATGCGTGACTCGATGTAGCGCGGCAGCAGAGCGTCGAGAACCTGCTCGGCTTCCGGCTCGAATTCGTAGAGCGGCAGGAGGTCTGACTCAGACGTAGCCTGCTCTTCGACAACCTCGAGCGGGAGCAGACGAATGACCGTCGGCTCCTGGGTCACCATGGACTTGAAGCGGGTGTAAACGACATGGATTTCGTCCACGCCGCCCTCTTCGTAGGCGGTCGCGAAGTCTTCGAGCAATGCCGTTCCAACCTCGCGGGCAACGTCAAACACCGGAGCATCCGTGTTGCCCGTCCAGGCGCGCTCGAAAGGACGGTTCCGGAAGTCGAAGTACGCCTGCGCCTTGCGGCCCATCACGTAGACCTTAACTTCCTTGCCCTCCTCGTGCAGCAGTTCAATCAGGCCTTCCGCCTGCTTGAGCACTGTTGCCGAGTAGGATCCTGCGAGGCCGCGGTCGGAGGTGATGACCAGCACGGCTGCCCGGCGGATCTGCTCCGGTTCGGTGACCAGGGGGTGGTCAATTTCGCTCTGGCTTGCGACAGCAGAAACGGCACGCGTGATCGCGTTTGCGTAAGGCAGTGAAGCCGCTACGCGTGCGCGGGCCTTGCCAATGCGCGAGGTAGCGATCAGTTCCATCGCCTTGAAGATCTTGCGCATCGACGTGGTCGAGCTGATCTTCTGGCGGTAGACCCGAATCTGGGCTCCCATACTTATCCTTTCCTAAGATCCCGGTGGCCGGGACTGCCGGAACCGGTGAAGGTCCCGGCAGTCCCTGCCAGCGAAACTAGCGCTTCTGCTTGACGATTTTTTCCTGGTCGACTTCGGCTTCAGAGATAGCGTCATGCTCCTCGTGGCCGGCGCCTACCAGGCGGTTGTCACCCTCGCCGAAGAAGCCCTTTTTGAAGTCCACGATGGCGGTCTTCAGTGCTTCAGCGGTGTCATCGTCCATAACGTTGGTCTGCGCCAGCGTGGTCAGGATGGAGGACTTGTGCTTCAGGTGCTCCAGGAATTCGGTCTCGAAGCGGTTGATGTCCTCAACCGGAACTTCATCGAGGTGGCCGTTGGTACCTGCCCAGATTGAAACGACCTGGTTCTCCACCGGGAACGGCGAGTACTGGCCCTGCTTGAGCAGTTCCATCAGGCGTGCGCCGCGGGTCAGCTGCTGGCGCGATGCGGCGTCGAGGTCCGACGCGAACATTGCGAAAGCCTGCATGTCGCGGTACTGAGCCAGTTCCAGCTTCAAAGTACCGGAAACCTTCTTCATGGACTTGACCTGCGCGGCACCACCAACGCGGGACACAGAAACACCCACGTCGACGGCCGGACGCTGGTTGGCGTTGAAGAGGTCCGACTGCAGGAAGATCTGGCCATCGGTAATGGAGATCACGTTGGTCGGGATGTAAGCCGAGACGTCGTTTGCCTTGGTTTCGATGAGCGGCAGGCCGGTCATCGAGCCGGCACCGAGCTCGTCGGAGAGCTTGGCACAACGCTCCAGCAGACGGGAGTGCAAGTAGAAGACGTCGCCCGGGTAGGCTTCGCGTCCCGGCGGGCGGCGGAGCAGCAGTGAAACTGCACGGTAGGCCTCAGCCTGCTTGGAGAGGTCATCAAACACGATGAGGACGTGCTTGCCGCCGTACATCCAGTGCTGGCCGATGGCCGAACCGGCGTACGGTGCCAGGTACTTGAAGCCTGCGGGGTCAGACGCGGGGGAAGCCACAATGGTGGTGTATTCCAGTGCGCCGTTGTCCTCAAGGGTCTGACGGACGGCCGCGATGGTGGACGCCTTCTGACCGATTGCCACGTAGATGCAGCGCACCTGCTTGGTCACATCGCCGGAAGCCCAGTTGGCCTTCTGGTTGATGATGGTGTCAATGGCGATAGCCGACTTACCGGTCTGGCGGTCACCAATGATCAGCTGGCGCTGGCCGCGGCCGATCGGGATCATGGCGTCGATAGCCTTGAGGCCGGTCTGCATCGGCTCGTGAACCGACTTACGCTGGGTCACGCCCGGTGCCTGGAGTTCCAGCGCACGGGTGGTCTCGGCCTTGATCTCGCCGAGGTCATCGATCGGCTGTCCCAGCGGGTCAACCACGCGGCCGAGGAAGGCATCGCCAACCGGCACGGACAGAACCTGTCCGGTGCGGTGGACTTCCTGGCCTTCTTCGATTCCGGTGAAGTCACCGAGGACGATCACACCGATTTCGCGGACGTCGAGGTTCTGGGCCAGGCCCAGGGTGCCGTCTTCGAAGCGAAGCAGCTCGTTCGCCATGACCGAGGGAAGGCCCTCAACACGGGCGATGCCGTCACCAGCGGTTGTTACACGGCCAACCTCTACGCGCTCTGCGTTTCCGGGTTCGTAGGACGCCGCGAACTCGTTCAACGCAATACGGACGTCGTCGGCGTTGATGGTCAATTCGGCCATCTGCAGTCCCTGCTCTCCTGTTTTCGTGATCATCGTTGCTCACGATGACCGGGGTTTCGTTTCGTTAAGTTGTGCTTGTCCGGCTAACCGGCCAGTTGGCGGTGGAGCTGGCCCAGCCGGGTGACAACAGAAGCGTCTAGCACTTCGTCACCCACCTGGACGCGGATTCCGCCGATCAGTTCAGGGTCAACAGTGAGGTTGACCTTGAGCTCGCGACCGTACAGGGCGTTCAGCCCGGCCTGGAGGCGTGCAAACTGCGTCGCCGTCAAGGGACGCGTCACGCTGACCGTTGCAATCCAGCGCTGCTGCCGTTTGGCTGCCAGCTCGGCGAACCGGGCTACCAGGTTGGTCGGCTTGATGCCGCGGGGTGCGGTCACTGCCTGAGCAATGAGGACTTTGGCTTCCTCGCTTGCGCCAGGAACCAACTTCTCAGCCAAGCTGATCTTTGCAGCAGCACTGGCCTGCGGCTCCGACAGAGCACGTTGTACCTCGTGGTTGGAGGCAACGGCCTGGTTGAAGGAGAACAGATCGTTCTCCAGTTCTTCCAGCCCAGAGACACCGGAGGCAGAAACGGCCGACTTGTTTTCAGCGACGGCGATTACCACCGTCGCGGCAAGCGTCTCGAGTGCATCGCCGATATCTCGGGCCGATGCCCAGCGTGAACTGGCCAGACCGCCCGCGATGTCCGCAGCATCGGCGGAAACTTTTCCGCCAACGAGCTGCTTGACCAGCGCCGCCTTTTCGTCACCGCTGCGGGAGGGGTCAGTCAAAGCCCGGCGCAAGCCGGCCGAGCTGTCCACCGTTCCCAGGATTCCGAAGAGTTCCTTAGCCAACTGCAGCGAGGCCAGCGGAAGCTTGGCTTCCAGCGAGGTCAGGGCCGTGGTCAGCGATTCGCTCGATACACCTGACATTACTTAGCTGCACCTGCGTTCTGGGTCTCCAGATCTGCCAGGAAACGGTCAACCACACGGGCGGAACGCTCGTCATTGTCGAGCGCTTCGCCAACAATGCGACCGGCCAGCGTGGTAGCCAGCGTGCCGACCTCGGAACGCAGCGACACAACGGCCGCCTGGCGCTCGGATTCGATCTGCACGTGGGCCTGAGCCGTGATGCGGGCCGATTCAGCAGCTGCCTTTTCCTTCAGATCAGCAAGGATCTGCGCGCCTTCGGCACGTGCTTCCTCGCGGATGCGGTTGGCTTCAGCGCGTGCATCAGTGAGCTGCTGCTTGTATTCCTCGAGGGCAGCAGAAGCTTCCGCCTGGGCCTTTTCAGCCTTGGCGATGCCGCCTTCGATTGCCTCAGCGCGCTCTGCAAAGGTCTTCTCGAACATCGGGACAACGAACTTGACCACGATGAACATGAGGACAGCAAAGCCGACGAGGACAACGCCCATTTCCCAGACGTTGGGCACCAGTGGGTTAGTCTCGCCCTCTGTGGCGGCTGAGATGATCACCTGGTTCATAATTCACCCGTCCTTTTCTACTCGGTTTCTGGATGTTCGCTAAGTTCTAACGCTTAGGAGAGAACGAAAGCGAAGACCAGGCCGAGGATGGCGAGAGCTTCAGTCAGCGCCAGGCCGAGGAATGCGATCGGCTGCAGGACGCGCTGGGCTTCCGGCTGACGTGCTACGCCGTTGATGTAAGCAGCGAACACGAGACCCACACCGATACCACCGCCGATAGCGGAGAGGCCGTAGCCGATGAGGTTGAGGGAGCCGTTGATGGAGCCTTCCATTTTTCTTCCTTTCAAGATGCCATCTTTGTGGCAGGTTGTTTGGGTTGCTTCATCCCCGCGAGGGGAAGTTTGTGGGGTGCCTAGTGGCTGTCCGCGTGCAGTGCGCCTTCAATGTAGATGGCAGTCAGCAGCGTGAAGACGTAGGCCTGGAGCGCCATGATCAGCGCTTCCAGCATGTACATGGCGATTGCGCCGGCGAGCACCAGGACCGAGGCTCCCTTGAGCAGGACGCTCTCCTGCATGATCAGGTACTCGATGCCCGAGCCTGCGATCATCACGATCAGGTGACCGGCCAGCATGGTGGCAAACAGACGGAGGCTGTGAGTGACCGGGCGGACCAGGAAGTTGGAGATGATCTCGATCGGGATGATCAGCGGAAGGATGTAGACCGGTACGCCGGAGGGTACGGTGGCCAGCTTGAAGTACTTCAGGCCGTTCTTCTTGATGCCGATGGCAATCCAGGTCACGTAGACAATGCCGGCAAGGACGTAGGCGCCACCGACATGCGAGAAGCTCGGGAGCTGCAGCACGGGAATTGCGCCGTAAATGTTGTTTACGAGGATGAAGAAGAAGAGGCTGAACAACAGCGGCACATACTTCATAAAGTCTTTGCCGCCGATAATGTCCTTGGCGATGCTGTTACGCACAAAGCCGTAGGCCATTTCACCAGCGAACTGGAGCTTGCCGGGGACAAGCTGCTGCTTCCTGGCAGCTAGCAGAAAGAATGTAGCGATAATGACGACCGACATGATCACCAGGAGCATCTGCTTGGAGAATCCGTCTGCCACCCCCCACGGCAGGATTGCCGGCAGGTGCATTTCTTCAATTCCAGGAGGAGTGAACTCTCCTGAATCTTGGGCCGGGAGCGCAAGCGCGATCAACGCGTTTCCTCTCTGCAGTGTCCATCATTGGGCGTTGGGCAGGGATCGGCGGATTTTCGCTCCGCAGTTCCCCCTGTGAAATTATTTGGCATTAGTGTTTCCATCCGCGGACGGGCCGCTGTCTGCGCCGCGCTTACCCGTTGAGTTTCTGGAACTGGTAAGGCCGTGCATGTGAGAAAGATAGAAACCTCCGGCAGCTCCAAGCAGAGCGCCTGCGAGCACGATCCAGCGGGTTCCCCACAGATTATCCAGACCCCACCCTATCAAACTCCAGACGATGATTCCGCCAATTATGTAGCTGAAGACGGCCATGCCGGCGTTGTATCCGCCGTTGCTGTTTTCGTCCGACACTCCCGGTGTGGAGGGTGTGTTCCTGGACGTGGAAGAGCCGTTGTCCGCGGCTGGTTCCCGATCAGACATCGTTCGGCTCCTTAGGCTCGGGGTCGTTGTAAATCTGCAGGCGTGCCTTGCTGAAGCCGTAGATTTCGGCGGCCTGCCAGAAGACAACGGTGGCAACGGCACCAATCAGGAACCATCGTCCGTGAAGCCAGGCAGGTGCCCCGATCACGAAAAGGACCACCCCGAAACCGACAACTTTGACGAAATAGGTCGCCACAAACATTCCGATTGCACCGGAGGGGTTATTGCGCCCCATGAAGTGGCCAACCAGAAGGCTGATGGCAAAGAAGGCCATCACCAGGAGGCCACCCAGGGAACTGGACAGGACGCCGTCGGTCCCGTTCAGGATGGCAGCCGGAATGCCCGCCAGGATGATTGCGCCCGCACCGGCAGCTGAACTGATGGCGAGGAGGCGAAGCCACAGGGACCGGGCGGGTCTTGGGTCCCCAACGGATCCGTTCCCGGACGCATGTCCGGAGTCGGCGTTGGAGGTCATAAGATCCCAATCGTCGGCGCCCTGGGGCTGGGTGGAGGGGCAGCTGTGGCTGCCCCTAAATTCTACACGAGATAGAAATGAATCCGGACACGGTTACGCAGCCGTGTTCTCGCTGTCCCGGCGCAAGTAGGGCCAGGCGGTTACCAGGCCCATCACCAGGGTGGCGAAGAGGTCCACCGCCAGCACGTACTGCCACGGGAACACCGCGAAAGCAAGGCCGCCGAAGGAGAGTACGGCCGTCCACAGGTACATGA contains the following coding sequences:
- a CDS encoding DUF2550 domain-containing protein codes for the protein MDVQTLPFIALAISFGLLIFALCLVGVRRFNLRRALGTVDASICMAGNSWQMGVCRYQDNDLEWFRLASLSLRPKHKFKRSSLELLGRRKPTEAEAVKVQPDVVIVELRYEGRDLRLAMKFDAYTGLSSWLEAGPVIGVGTWR
- a CDS encoding F0F1 ATP synthase subunit epsilon, whose product is MAELEVEIVAADRFIWSGAAKMVKARTSDGEIGILPGHAPLLAILAEGELAIQPVSGDRIAVVVDGGFFSVDNNRVVIVADNAQLGDAATAGIR
- the atpD gene encoding F0F1 ATP synthase subunit beta, producing MTATATEHVAATSGATGRIARVIGPVVDVEFPADAIPSIYNALTTEITLNGETRTITFEVALHLGDNLIRAISLQATDGLVRGTNVVDSGSPITVPVGDGVKGHIFNVLGKPLDVDESEIQASDYWPIHRKAPAFATLEGSTEMLETGIKVIDLLTPYIKGGKIGLFGGAGVGKTVLIQEMITRVARNFGGTSVFAGVGERTREGNDLWVEMEEAGVLKDTALVFGQMDEPPGTRLRVALSALTMAEYFRDVQNQDVLLFIDNIFRFTQAGSEVSTLLGRMPSAVGYQPNLADEMGLLQERITSTKGHSITSMQAIYVPADDYTDPAPATTFAHLDATTELSREIASRGLYPAVDPLTSTSRILDPQYIGQDHYNTAVRVKQILQKNKELQDIIAILGVDELSEEDKIVVSRARRIQQFLSQNTYTAKQFTGVEGSTVSIKDTVEGFTAICDGDLDHIAEQAFFNVGGLDDVERQWAKIQEQTK
- a CDS encoding F0F1 ATP synthase subunit gamma — protein: MGAQIRVYRQKISSTTSMRKIFKAMELIATSRIGKARARVAASLPYANAITRAVSAVASQSEIDHPLVTEPEQIRRAAVLVITSDRGLAGSYSATVLKQAEGLIELLHEEGKEVKVYVMGRKAQAYFDFRNRPFERAWTGNTDAPVFDVAREVGTALLEDFATAYEEGGVDEIHVVYTRFKSMVTQEPTVIRLLPLEVVEEQATSESDLLPLYEFEPEAEQVLDALLPRYIESRIFAAMLQAAASELAARQRAMKSAGDNATDLIKKYTRLRNTARQAEITQELSEIVAGADALNAS
- the atpA gene encoding F0F1 ATP synthase subunit alpha; this encodes MAELTINADDVRIALNEFAASYEPGNAERVEVGRVTTAGDGIARVEGLPSVMANELLRFEDGTLGLAQNLDVREIGVIVLGDFTGIEEGQEVHRTGQVLSVPVGDAFLGRVVDPLGQPIDDLGEIKAETTRALELQAPGVTQRKSVHEPMQTGLKAIDAMIPIGRGQRQLIIGDRQTGKSAIAIDTIINQKANWASGDVTKQVRCIYVAIGQKASTIAAVRQTLEDNGALEYTTIVASPASDPAGFKYLAPYAGSAIGQHWMYGGKHVLIVFDDLSKQAEAYRAVSLLLRRPPGREAYPGDVFYLHSRLLERCAKLSDELGAGSMTGLPLIETKANDVSAYIPTNVISITDGQIFLQSDLFNANQRPAVDVGVSVSRVGGAAQVKSMKKVSGTLKLELAQYRDMQAFAMFASDLDAASRQQLTRGARLMELLKQGQYSPFPVENQVVSIWAGTNGHLDEVPVEDINRFETEFLEHLKHKSSILTTLAQTNVMDDDTAEALKTAIVDFKKGFFGEGDNRLVGAGHEEHDAISEAEVDQEKIVKQKR
- a CDS encoding F0F1 ATP synthase subunit delta produces the protein MSGVSSESLTTALTSLEAKLPLASLQLAKELFGILGTVDSSAGLRRALTDPSRSGDEKAALVKQLVGGKVSADAADIAGGLASSRWASARDIGDALETLAATVVIAVAENKSAVSASGVSGLEELENDLFSFNQAVASNHEVQRALSEPQASAAAKISLAEKLVPGASEEAKVLIAQAVTAPRGIKPTNLVARFAELAAKRQQRWIATVSVTRPLTATQFARLQAGLNALYGRELKVNLTVDPELIGGIRVQVGDEVLDASVVTRLGQLHRQLAG
- a CDS encoding F0F1 ATP synthase subunit B — its product is MNQVIISAATEGETNPLVPNVWEMGVVLVGFAVLMFIVVKFVVPMFEKTFAERAEAIEGGIAKAEKAQAEASAALEEYKQQLTDARAEANRIREEARAEGAQILADLKEKAAAESARITAQAHVQIESERQAAVVSLRSEVGTLATTLAGRIVGEALDNDERSARVVDRFLADLETQNAGAAK
- the atpE gene encoding ATP synthase F0 subunit C; the encoded protein is MEGSINGSLNLIGYGLSAIGGGIGVGLVFAAYINGVARQPEAQRVLQPIAFLGLALTEALAILGLVFAFVLS
- the atpB gene encoding F0F1 ATP synthase subunit A, producing MIALALPAQDSGEFTPPGIEEMHLPAILPWGVADGFSKQMLLVIMSVVIIATFFLLAARKQQLVPGKLQFAGEMAYGFVRNSIAKDIIGGKDFMKYVPLLFSLFFFILVNNIYGAIPVLQLPSFSHVGGAYVLAGIVYVTWIAIGIKKNGLKYFKLATVPSGVPVYILPLIIPIEIISNFLVRPVTHSLRLFATMLAGHLIVMIAGSGIEYLIMQESVLLKGASVLVLAGAIAMYMLEALIMALQAYVFTLLTAIYIEGALHADSH